The Aspergillus flavus chromosome 2, complete sequence region TTCGACACGCGGTTTTCTGAGGCTTCGTCCATGATGTCTTTTAGGTTTTTCTTGGAGCCTGAAACCACTGATGCACTCCATGGTTTCTGAGAGGCGTCCGGTGGAGTAAGagaacctttttttttcccgttCAGAGCACTGGCTCGTAGTTCAGTTGGAGACTCTGCAAGCATAGCATCTTGTGGGGAAGCCATCTGGTCATCCAGGTAACTTCGGCCTTCCAATGATCCTCTCTCTGCTAGACTAGAACCCAGAGCTGGTGAGTCGGGGTATGAGCGACTGTCATTGGCATCATTCGGTTTGACCCCACGGACTGCCGCTTTTCCTTTGATCAATTCTCCCGGTGTGAGCAAATTCTCGTCATCCATCTGGAACATTAGGTCGCTGATTGAATGCTTGGGCTTCAATGATGGGCTACGTGACGTAGCAGCTGAAGCCCCCTTAGTAGGAGTCTGTTGCGCTTTTTGTCCCGAAGGCGTGAGTGTCGCTCGAAGCTTTCCTTCATTCGCCTCAATTTGGTTGATATGTGACCGAAGCCTCATGGTATCAATCTTCCTCCGCCGGTCTCTTTCTGCCAAGAATACAAGCTCGGGATACTTTTCAAAGACATATTCTTCGGAGTTGCGTCCTCGTGACACAGGGAAGCTTGAAAGCTGATTCTCGTGGCAAACAGAATCAAGTGCACCCAGCAAGAACTCATCGAGATCTCCCAAGAATCTACAAAGTGTTAGCAGCCAGTAATACTTCGGTTCCGTCCCGACACCTACCTATTCGAGAGTAGATCTTCCAAATTCAGGCAAATATACTCCAACGCAGCATCTTTGAACTCCGACACACAACAAGGCGCAATAGCGTTGAGGAGATGACACACATTACGTGTGGTTACTAGCTTTCGTTAGCAAAACGACATGTACACACATTAAACGGGACTGCCAGTCAACATACCAAACCTGCCAAGCATCTTCTGACAGATTTGACCCAACCGGTCAATCATCAGCTCATTTGCCACAAATGCAACGTCAAGCACTAGGTCGATGAATTCTTCCAGGTCATTCGTTCGGACTTGGTCGAAAAGTTGCTCCTCCGTGTCTGCATACATATACCGAAGTACAAACTCAAAGACATGCCGATCGATGTGCTTTAGATCCACGTGTACATCGTCAGTTGGGTCTATACGGCGGGAGGAAAGCCATCTGCCACCTGAACGTCCGCGAAACAAGGCGTCGAAAAACGGACATCTTTGGCAAATAACTTGGCTATGGACCCTCATTGTGCCATTTTTCAACTCAACAATTACATCACCGCTGTCGAAGAACGTGATATCATTGATCGCACGTTCCATATCTGACTTCAGAGCCTTTGTAGGCTCAATCATTAGCCTGGCAGATCTCTCCAGACTAGGAAGGCCTAGGCATGTGGCAATACGCATCACTTCAGAACGGACCTGACGATACCTGGATGCACTTTCCGGCGTATGCTTGACTAGCTGCCACACCTCGAAAACATTGTCTGTGTAAGAGTAGAAAGCGAGGTTCAAAACAGTCAAGAAGTCAACGCCTTGGAGTTGAAGTTGTGCATATCCTTCACCATCGTACTTTATTATAAGCACGTCGGGAATGGAGAAGGACTGTGCATGCCGTAGATCATGGAACGCCTTTCTCAGAACCGGGCTGCGCCCTGTCAGGATGAACTCGTGCACAGGTATACGTATGTCAGAGGTTGTGGTCATGACCCATACTGTTCCGGGGAAGCGTCCGGTCTGTAACGGTAGGAAGTAAGACTCGACATCTGACTCTGACATGACGGCCTTCTTAATATTGATGATGGGCTCTGGGTCCAACACACCGTCTTGATCCGTGGCAAGAGACCCTACTACAGAGTTGAAAGGTGAGAGTGGTAACATATCCTTCCATAGGGTGCTTTGGTCGACATTGATTTGCTCCCTGGTCACGTCACAGTTCTGTTGTACAGCTGCGAAAGCTCCAAATGCGTTGCTACATACGCTCACAACTCGAGAAAGCCCAGGTACGCGGGCAAATTTGTGGTCCTTTGATGAGCTATCCTTCGCTTTCCCccgcttttctttcctccaggCCGATCCAGAAGCCGTGCAAATGATGATCGAGCCATCTTGTCCAACGTCGACGTCTTTGACGGCCATGTGAGCCTTCTTCACAGACCACACTCGAGCCGGTGTAGATAAAGAGTTCCGTGTCTTAGTTGGGTTTGTGGTAGAAGTCGAACTTGGTGGGTTCTCTGTTCGGTTGACTTGTACTGTGAAGACTTCCCCAGAACTGGACAACGCACATATAGTATTTCCACCGGACGTCACCTTAACAATACGATTGATAGAAGTGTCGTACCGGGTAGACATGAAGCTGTTTCTAATGAAACTTGAACTGATGTCCAATGGGAAAGACAGTCTCGAATAGCCGTATTGTGAGAATACCCAAACCTCATGATTCTGGAGAAGAATGGTCGTGGCTTGGTCAATAGCGGACACACTCTGGATGGGTGCACTAAAAAGAGACGCTCCGACACGCCGAGGGGTTGTCTGAGTCTCGAGAGATCGGGCATCGGAGTCGACAAGTCCAAGTTGACCTTCATTCTTGCCAAATGTATAAAGGCCAAAGTTACTGAAAACGACTGAGTGTATAGCAGATGCTGCAGCTCCAAGAATAGTTTCCTTCTTGAACGGATTGAATATCTGTCGTGGGGTCTTCTGCATCGGCACATCGTCTCGGTTGTTAGTTCTTGGAAGACCATAGCCTAATTGACCAAACTTGTTGCTTCCCCAGCTGAATATCTCGCCGTTCTCTGTTATTGCGAGAGTGTGATCCTGGCCAAGGGCAACAGAGATGACCTTCTTGCTAGCCAACCCTCCGGTCTCGATGCAGACAAAGCTGAACCTTGTTGACTCATCACCGGTACCTAAGCGCCCTCCAGGGCCGAAGCCGCACAAGAACAGGTTCGACTCTGGATCGTTAGTGAGAATAGCTGTGTGCAGCTTGGACATGGCAATGTTCTGGATTTTGATAGGTTTGTTCTTGATCAATGCTGGCAAATCTGTAACTCCGCGCACTTGTTGGAAATCTGAACTCCCTTCATCCAACTGCTGCTCTTGGAAATCGGAAAAGAACCGCTGCAAGAGGTGATCTGGACGTCGGAAAGTTATTCTTTCCGGATACTGGCGGTCGTCCTGGTCCCCTACACCAAGATTCAGGTTCTTATTGCTCCCGAACGTAAATACTTCGTCGCCTAGCACATTTGTTCTTGGTTTTAACACTCGCTTTGCAAAATGGCCATCTCCATCGAAGTCGTCAAGTTGCGAGGACGCAATAGAGGCCGTATCTGCATTGTCAAGATCGGCGAGCTTTGAAACATCCGCTGTCGAAGAGACAATACTCTTGATGTCACGAGACGCAATCGTAGCTCCATATACATCAAAAGGGCTGTATCCTTCTCGATCTTTGATTTTAATCAAGGTGCCACTCGCGTTGCTTGTATTTCCCGATTTACTAAAGTCCGTTGCATCGCGCACATCGCGAATCAGTAACGCTTGGGCAATAGCGGCATTCCCCGCATACAAAGCCCGATGTAGCGCTGTCCACCCACTCTCCCAGTCTTGTGCATATATGTCAATGAAAGGCGCCTCGAGTAAAGCAACAGCAAAGTCAGTCGCAGTAGGTTTTGTCGATGAAGCCACAAGGTGGAGTAGCGTTCTGCCAAGTTGATCACGAGCATTCAATTCCTCCCGAGATAATGTCGCTCCACTCCGAGGTGTATTGCTTCGATCCGGGACCGGACTACCTGGCGACGTTCCGCTCAATTTCTTGCTTTTCAAAGAGAGGCCACTGGAGGCTATGATACCCCCAGGGCTTCCGATCTTGAAACTAGACGATCCGGCAGGTCCTGAAGCCCGCTGGCTACCGGAGGTATAGCTGGCAGTTGCCAGAACCCGCCGGAAGCTATCAACGTCATCGCGCAGGAAGAACTCCCAAAGCTTGCTACTCATGTGCCCCAGGTTGTAGTATATCAGAATCTCTTATCAGCCGAGGACCAGAGCGTCGTGTTCACCGCAGAGGGTTCACGGCGCACCGGAAGAGCTCTGCGGGGCGACAAGAGTAGTCTGAcaggtggaagagaaggagtcAACAGTCGTCAACGCGTAGTCGTAGTCTCGTATGATAGTCGGAGAATGGTATACACCAACGCGACGGTCGTGATGAAGATAGAGGAGACGATACGAAGGAGTATAGGGACGTGTCGTGAAATGAACGATATGCGGTGGCGATGACAGCTATGAATTATCTCCGAGCCTCGGACGTGAGGGGAAAGGAACTTTCAACGCGATCGGTTCGATTCGCCAACGGGACGCGACAGCAAGGTCGATGCAGAAAAGTGAATTCGAGTAGTAATGGAAGCTCGGTATGTTCCTAGAAGGGGTTTTGCTCTTTTTCGAGTCTTTGATAGTGCTGTCACGGGATTTGAAGGATGACTGACCCATGGATTGGAGAGGTAATCGGACAGCGTCCAATCAGGCGGTGCGCACCCCTCCATGCGCTCCGACGAGAGGTTGAGGGACGACCGCGCTTTCAACTATGAAACCCCTCACTACTATCCATGCCTTTCATCGTTCCCGGGCCCAAACGGTCTTCATGATGCGAACCATGGAATTAAGCTTCTGGTTTCAAATGTAACCCTAAACCTATACTGGAATCTATACAACCTTTTTAGCGTCGTCCCAGGATCCCGATATGGGGTCTGCCCTAAAGCCGTCTGGGTATCCACTACAGGATAAACAGCCCAGTGCACCACTTTATACTCATACACAAGCTACTAGGATGGCTAAAATCGATAGCTGGATCTACGTTCGCTATAAACAGTGAAGTGGCTAGGCAATTAGTGGTGTCCGTGTGACTCGAGGGATTGGCGGGGCAAACAATTTAtagggaagaagaaatctgTCTAGTAAACCAGCCAACGGAACGTACATCTTGAGTAAACCTACATTCTTATATCCTATCCAACTTGTAAGCTTCCTGCGTTGTCAATTTTCCTGTTGATGGCATCGAACAAACACATATGCAGCTTTGCTCTGAAATGTTACGCCACTTGTTTGGACATGAGCCACGAGCCCCAGACACACTACACTCGATACGGTGCATGTACATGTGGATAAAAGACCATGACTACCTCAGACTCAACCCAGTTCCAGATGGCTAAGTGGGTACCATGTCTCTGCAGACAAGGTTGTCTGATCACAAAACCAACTTATCTCAGACTCAGAAAACCCGGAGCCGCCTCATTCGTACACTTACTTCATCTAAGTAATATGTGGGTGGCAACTATATTGGCTCGGGGGACAAAGAGATcgagaggggaaagaaaagaaagaaaagaaaagaagaacaagttAGACATAGGCGAAGACCTTACTCATATTTGGTCTAGACTGTACGACGGTGCAGATGGAATATTCCCCATTGTGCATGGCGATAATTTGGCAGTGGTCTATGTGAAGGGTCTTGATCAGACATTTCGTCTATATTAATGATTGGCCAAAGGGAAAATTTTAGCAGATAAGTACGACAGACCGTATAACCTCGGTAGCATATTCATATGCCAGATGCGATGGAATATCGAGCTATACGCATGGTTAATATAATGCCCGAGGATCTGTCATTAGGGAGagcttgttttctttgtgaTGGGTGCTATCGAATGACGAACTGGAC contains the following coding sequences:
- a CDS encoding BTB domain and ankyrin repeat protein (hypothetical protein Ao3042_10681); translated protein: MSSKLWEFFLRDDVDSFRRVLATASYTSGSQRASGPAGSSSFKIGSPGGIIASSGLSLKSKKLSGTSPGSPVPDRSNTPRSGATLSREELNARDQLGRTLLHLVASSTKPTATDFAVALLEAPFIDIYAQDWESGWTALHRALYAGNAAIAQALLIRDVRDATDFSKSGNTSNASGTLIKIKDREGYSPFDVYGATIASRDIKSIVSSTADVSKLADLDNADTASIASSQLDDFDGDGHFAKRVLKPRTNVLGDEVFTFGSNKNLNLGVGDQDDRQYPERITFRRPDHLLQRFFSDFQEQQLDEGSSDFQQVRGVTDLPALIKNKPIKIQNIAMSKLHTAILTNDPESNLFLCGFGPGGRLGTGDESTRFSFVCIETGGLASKKVISVALGQDHTLAITENGEIFSWGSNKFGQLGYGLPRTNNRDDVPMQKTPRQIFNPFKKETILGAAASAIHSVVFSNFGLYTFGKNEGQLGLVDSDARSLETQTTPRRVGASLFSAPIQSVSAIDQATTILLQNHEVWVFSQYGYSRLSFPLDISSSFIRNSFMSTRYDTSINRIVKVTSGGNTICALSSSGEVFTVQVNRTENPPSSTSTTNPTKTRNSLSTPARVWSVKKAHMAVKDVDVGQDGSIIICTASGSAWRKEKRGKAKDSSSKDHKFARVPGLSRVVSVCSNAFGAFAAVQQNCDVTREQINVDQSTLWKDMLPLSPFNSVVGSLATDQDGVLDPEPIINIKKAVMSESDVESYFLPLQTGRFPGTVWVMTTTSDIRIPVHEFILTGRSPVLRKAFHDLRHAQSFSIPDVLIIKYDGEGYAQLQLQGVDFLTVLNLAFYSYTDNVFEVWQLVKHTPESASRYRQVRSEVMRIATCLGLPSLERSARLMIEPTKALKSDMERAINDITFFDSGDVIVELKNGTMRVHSQVICQRCPFFDALFRGRSGGRWLSSRRIDPTDDVHVDLKHIDRHVFEFVLRYMYADTEEQLFDQVRTNDLEEFIDLVLDVAFVANELMIDRLGQICQKMLGRFVTTRNVCHLLNAIAPCCVSEFKDAALEYICLNLEDLLSNRFLGDLDEFLLGALDSVCHENQLSSFPVSRGRNSEEYVFEKYPELVFLAERDRRRKIDTMRLRSHINQIEANEGKLRATLTPSGQKAQQTPTKGASAATSRSPSLKPKHSISDLMFQMDDENLLTPGELIKGKAAVRGVKPNDANDSRSYPDSPALGSSLAERGSLEGRSYLDDQMASPQDAMLAESPTELRASALNGKKKGSLTPPDASQKPWSASVVSGSKKNLKDIMDEASENRVSNLSLGISSVPRESNSNNSNNLPPKLSQKERKKIQQQQMQEMLAAQKKAKEPPQNPWKMATPTKPIPLGATSGQDNQTPGSVKSTPKGPSMTLRQTVAGTPPPSKPGTPPVQIQNRKASTTITQTPSRPSISGPSTAPSPNPPATPLPQPRPAIQSVRHIPRPEPYQTSFTSPSPNSLSLATILMQQQTEKDEIREAATAKHNLQDIQAEQEFQEWWDKESRRIQGLPPVDQKENERDGRSGRGGRGKGGQGQGQQRKRRGGGGKGSGNTTSTPAPSQQLPRGNGPDQPGQKNSASTPRQQRTVHVGAAAGGNNARRGGRGGGRGRGKDRDRNT